The following coding sequences are from one Rhizobiaceae bacterium window:
- the ilvC gene encoding ketol-acid reductoisomerase, whose product MRVYYDRDADLNLIKGKKVAIIGYGSQGRAHALNLKESGVKDIAIGLKAGSATAKKVEADGLKVMSVAEVAKWADLMMMATPDELQADIYRDEIAPNIRDGAAIAFAHGLNVHFGLIEPKKTVDVLMVAPKGPGHTVRGEYQKGGGVPCLVAVHQDASGNALDLGLSYACGVGGGRSGIIETNFKEECETDLFGEQVVLCGGLVELIRAGFETLVEAGYAPEMAYFECLHEVKLIVDLIYEGGIANMNYSISNTAEWGEYVSGPRIITEETKAEMKRILKDIQTGKFTSEWMQEYRSGAARFKGIRRMNDSHQIEQVGEKLRGMMPWIAKNKLVDKAKN is encoded by the coding sequence ATGCGCGTTTATTACGATCGTGACGCCGATCTCAATCTGATCAAGGGCAAGAAGGTCGCCATCATCGGCTATGGTTCGCAGGGCCGCGCCCATGCGCTGAACCTCAAGGAATCCGGCGTGAAGGACATCGCCATCGGCCTCAAGGCCGGCTCGGCGACGGCCAAGAAGGTGGAGGCGGACGGCCTCAAGGTCATGTCCGTGGCCGAAGTGGCAAAGTGGGCAGACCTGATGATGATGGCGACGCCGGACGAGTTGCAGGCCGACATCTACCGTGACGAGATCGCGCCAAACATCCGCGACGGCGCGGCGATCGCCTTCGCCCACGGCCTCAACGTGCATTTCGGCCTGATCGAGCCGAAGAAGACGGTGGATGTTCTTATGGTCGCGCCGAAGGGTCCCGGCCACACCGTGCGCGGCGAGTATCAGAAGGGCGGCGGCGTGCCGTGCCTCGTGGCCGTGCATCAGGACGCCTCGGGCAACGCGCTCGACCTCGGCCTTTCCTACGCCTGCGGCGTGGGCGGCGGCCGTTCGGGCATCATCGAGACCAACTTCAAGGAAGAGTGCGAGACCGACCTGTTCGGCGAGCAGGTCGTGCTGTGCGGCGGTCTGGTCGAACTCATCCGCGCCGGCTTCGAGACGCTGGTGGAAGCCGGCTATGCGCCGGAAATGGCCTATTTCGAGTGCCTGCACGAAGTGAAGCTGATCGTCGACCTCATCTATGAGGGCGGCATCGCCAACATGAACTACTCGATCTCCAACACCGCCGAGTGGGGCGAATACGTCTCCGGCCCGCGCATCATCACGGAAGAGACCAAGGCCGAGATGAAGCGCATCCTGAAGGACATCCAGACGGGCAAGTTCACCTCGGAGTGGATGCAGGAGTACCGTTCGGGCGCGGCGCGCTTCAAGGGCATCCGCCGCATGAACGACTCGCACCAGATCGAGCAGGTCGGCGAGAAGCTGCGCGGCATGATGCCGTGGATCGCCAAGAACAAGCTCGTCGACAAGGCGAAGAACTAA
- a CDS encoding PilZ domain-containing protein gives MEPIAEKSIGLNGAVFADRRTELRRRVLKGALVYYNKGYSTFECAVRNISENGAQLSLSGDFPIPAEFAVRVDGRPGRPAVVRWRSSTAIGIQFTDE, from the coding sequence ATGGAACCCATTGCGGAAAAGTCGATCGGCCTGAACGGCGCGGTGTTCGCAGACCGCAGGACGGAACTGCGCCGGCGCGTTCTGAAAGGGGCGCTCGTTTATTACAACAAGGGCTACAGCACCTTCGAGTGCGCGGTGCGCAATATCTCGGAGAACGGCGCGCAGCTCAGTCTCAGCGGTGATTTCCCGATACCTGCGGAGTTCGCGGTGCGCGTCGACGGCAGGCCGGGCCGTCCGGCCGTCGTGCGGTGGCGTTCCAGCACGGCGATCGGCATCCAGTTCACGGACGAATAG